From the Solanum pennellii chromosome 4, SPENNV200 genome, one window contains:
- the LOC107016348 gene encoding glutamate decarboxylase 4 yields MVLSKTSSESDVSVHSTFASRYVRTSLPRFEMPENSIPKEAAYQIINDELMLDGNPRLNLASFVTTWMEPECDKLMMSSINKNYVDMDEYPVTTELQNRCVNMIARLFNAPLEEEEAAIGVGTVGSSEAIMLAGLAFKRNWQNKRKAEGKPYDKPNIVTGANVQVCWEKFANYFEVELKEVKLREGYYVMDPMKAVEMVDDNTICVAAILGSTLNGEFEDVKLLNDLLIQKNKQTGWDTPIHVDAASGGFIAPFIYPELEWDFRLPLVKSINVSGHKYGLVYAGIGWVIWRTKQDLPEQLIFHINYLGADQPTFTLNFSKGSSQIIAQYYQLIRLGYEGYRNVMENCRENAIVLREGLEKTGRFNIVSKDEGVPLVAFSLKDNSLHNEFEVSETLRRFGWIVPAYTMPADAQHITVLRVVIREDFSRTLAERLVFDIVKVLHELDTLPARLSAKMEENLVIKNNNGKKTEIEVQREVTDFWKKFVLARKAAVC; encoded by the exons ATGGTTCTCTCAAAAACTTCCTCTGAATCTGATGTTTCTGTACACTCCACCTTTGCTTCTCGCTATGTTCGAACTTCACTTCCAAG gttTGAGATGCCAGAAAATTCTATCCCAAAAGAGGCAGCATaccaaataattaatgatgagTTGATGCTTGATGGCAATCCAAGGTTGAATTTGGCATCATTTGTGACAACATGGATGGAGCCAGAATGTGATAAGCTTATGATGTCTTCAATTAACAAGAATTATGTTGACATGGATGAATACCCTGTTACCACTGAGCTTCAG AATCGATGTGTGAATATGATAGCACGTTTATTCAATGCGCCTTTAGAAGAGGAAGAAGCAGCAATTGGTGTTGGCACAGTGGGGTCATCAGAGGCCATAATGTTAGCGGGCCTAGCCTTCAAGAGGAACTGGCAAAACAAACGCAAAGCTGAGGGAAAGCCTTATGATAAGCCCAATATTGTTACTGGCGCTAATGTTCAG gtgTGTTGGGAGAAATTTGCAAACTACTTTGAAGTGGAATTGAAAGAAGTAAAGCTAAGGGAAGGGTACTATGTGATGGACCCAATGAAAGCTGTGGAAATGGTAGATGACAACACCATTTGTGTTGCTGCTATTTTGGGTTCAACTCTTAATGGAGAATTTGAAGATGTCAAACTCTTGAATGATCTGCTCATTCAAAAGAACAAGCAAACTGG ATGGGATACACCAATTCATGTGGATGCAGCAAGTGGTGGATTCATTGCACCATTTATCTACCCAGAGTTGGAATGGGACTTTAGGCTTCCTTTAGTGAAAAGTATTAATGTGAGTGGACACAAATATGGACTTGTCTATGCTGGTATTGGTTGGGTTATTTGGAGGACTAAACAAGACTTGCCTGAacaactcatttttcacatcAATTATCTTGGTGCTGATCAACCTACTTTTACTCTCAATTTCTCCAAAG GTTCAAGTCAAATCATTGCTCAATATTATCAACTTATCCGGTTGGGCTACGAG GGATATCGAAATGTAATGGAAAATTGTCGTGAAAACGCCATTGTGTTAAGAGAAGGACTTGAAAAAACAGGACGTTTCAACATAGTCTCTAAAGATGAAGGTGTCCCATTGGTGGCCTTTTCCCTCAAGGACAATAGTCTTCACAACGAATTTGAGGTCTCTGAGACGCTCCGTAGGTTCGGGTGGATTGTCCCTGCCTACACTATGCCAGCTGACGCTCAACACATCACAGTGTTGCGCGTCGTGATTCGGGAGGACTTCTCCCGAACCTTGGCAGAGCGTCTCGTCTTTGACATCGTCAAAGTCCTCCACGAGCTCGACACGCTTCCGGCTAGGTTGAGTGCCAAAATGGAGGAGAATTTGGTGATCAAGAATAATAATGGAAAGAAAACAGAAATTGAAGTTCAAAGGGAAGTTACTGATTTTTGGAAGAAGTTTGTTTTAGCTAGGAAAGCAGCTGTTTGCTAG